The genomic region ATAGTAATGGATAGAACAAATAGAAATAAACCGACCCTCTCTCTCTCTATAATAACTTTTCTCTCTCTATAAcaacttttctctctttttttacgTATGATCTTTTTTTCCACGACACTCTGTTCTTCTGCTCTATTATTTTGATTTCCATGGTGAAAACTCGAAGTCGTCTTGCTAAATCAAGGTTAGGGACGGATGAAGTAGTAGCTAAGGTTTCGTCTGATAGTTCAAATGGTGGAAAAGATGTTGTACCTGTGGAGAATTGTCAAACCCAGCCACGAAAATCGGGGATAGTGAATGCGCTGATTGAGTCCGCTATTACTGCTCGAGCTTCTTAGACTTGTATAAAACCTTCATCTTCTCGTATGATTAGTCCTATTGCTGCTCCTATTTTGGCTAATTCAGCTGCACTCCCAAACCCTAATAATTCTAGTGGTACTAAATCTCATATGATTGTCACTCCCATTATTGTTACTCCTACTGTTGAATCTCTAGCTGTAAATCATGTACATACTGATATGCCTGTAGATGATACTGTAATTACTCACACTACTGAAGTGCCCCAAGTTGCGAAAACCGTTGCATCTCCGTCAAAAACCAAATCGTGGTCTAATGTAGTTAAGGGTCCTACAAAGGCAGGGATGAGTCTTTATTACTGTCAAGAAAGTGCTCAAGCTAATGAAATTGACATAGATGCTTTTGATTTTGAGAAAGAACTAAAACACTGGGAATTTACTTTGATGGGTCATGTTATAGGTGCAAAACCCACTCTGAAAACTGTTCAGGAGTTTGTATCTAAACATTGGAGTTCTATAGCACTCCTAGTAGTTCAATACTATAAAAAAGGTTGGTTTGCCTTCATATTTGACTCTCTTGAGGCTATGACATCTGTGCTTCAAAAGGATCCCTGGATGGTAGGTAGTAATTCTCTTATCCTCAAGCAATGGTACCCATCTTTCTCTCTGGAAATGGAAAAGTGGCTAGGGTCCCAGTTTGGATTTTATTCCTTGGTCTTGATCCCTGTTTGTGGTCAGATGTTGTGCTTAGTAAGATTGCTAGTAAATTGGGAAAATTGGGAAAACCTCTGTTTGCTGATCTTGCCACAACTAATAATGAGAAATTGTCTTTTGCTAGAGTCATGGTTGAGATAGATGTTTCTCAAGAACTGTTTGATTATGTGACTGTTAATGCTCTTTTCCTGGGCCAGTGCTCTCAAAAAGTGGTATATGAGTGGGTTCCTTTTTACTGCTCAGGTTGTGGTAAGTTGGGACATAAAAGTTCTACTTGCAAATGGCTTAAGTAGAATACTGCTCCTATTTCTCCTAAGGCAAGCTCTTTGAATAATTCTTTGGATAATGGTGGGCTAAGAGGTCAGCAGGTGCAGATTGTTTAGGATGAGGGGAAGGTAGGCTCAGAATGCTTAGGGCTAGGTCAGAGATCCCCTCATCCTAAGACTTCTCTCCCTGTTGTCCCTATTGTTTCCCACTCATGCCCTGTTACTACAACATCTTTACTGAAAAGACCTCTTGCTTCTAGTGGAAAGGGGTCAGTCCTGTCTGAGAAAAAGACTGACTCAACTAGGACCATTCCCTATTCAAAAAAATCTACCAGGATTAAACATACTCACATATTGGATCTTATTTGTCTATGGCTAATAAGTTTCATGCCTTGGAATAAGGAGAAATCACTCTTGAGGGTCTGAATCTTCCTTTGGATCTTGCTGTTGAGCTAGGTGGTACCTGCCAGTTCATGAGTTGGTAGTGGATCAGTTGGGGAATTAGGCTCAGAATGTGATGCACTAGGCCAGAGATCCCCTTCTGGTCCATCTATGACTTCTGAATTGTGCTCTAAAAAACACTCAGAATGCTCAGGTTCTCTTCTGGTAGTTGCTAGTGGACTTGGTAACCCTCCTCCTATTCAATCATGAGGATTGCCTTTTGGAATGTGAGAGGGTTTAATTGCCCTATCAAATATAGTGAAGTGAAAGATTTCTTATGGACTAATAAAATTGATCTTTTAGCCATCTTGGAAACTAGAGTGAAAAGCAACAGAGCTACTAAAATTATCCATAAACATTTTAGAGATTGGGTTGTCATATGTAACTATGACAAACACGATAATTGTAGGATTTGGGTCCTTCTTAATCCTAAAACTACTGCTATTTTGCATCAGAAGATTGAAGCCCAGTTTATTCATTTGCAACTCAAACATTATGAATCTAACTTCCAGTTCTATTTGAGCATGGTTTATGGGAGTAATAATGCTCAGGAAAGGGAGCAGTTGTGGTCTGGTTTAAGAGCTGTTAGTACTTCTGAGCCTTGGTTGGTTCTTGGGGACTTTAATGTAGTTCGAGTCCCGGATGGAAAACTTAGCAACAATCCCCCCGTTCTTCAGGAAATGCTGGCTTTTAACTCTTGCATGTCTACTTATCATTTGGATGACTTGTCCTGCACTGGTTGAGATCTTACTTGGAATAATAAACAAGATCATCAGACTAGGGTCTGGTCTAAATTAGACAGGGCCCTGACTAATCCTGGCTGGCATTTCTGATCACtcacactacgccaaatctggcaatcagtaaggagcgtatcacaacagTTTAATGcttttaataacgacacttagattaccgttttccaaatattggcggaaacctagatcgcgataatgagaataacggttttccacaaaaaccgttgttattataatgtgacaacggctacttaataaaccgttatcaaaaacgtttaacggtttccaaaagctcattataaaatctctcttatcaacagttgttagacaaccgttacaaATTTAAGAAAATGGCATTtcaaaaaccgttactaaattagcaccagcAATGGTTTGTGGTACCCTTcgttatgttatagatacgggtttcttgtaaccgttatcattttcaattatgaaagaacggtttttcaattcaaccgttgtcactatttgattagatttctcagtttgaccactgcatgcaaaactttatcagagctttaataaatatttaatttgaccaataatattcaatttgaccaaaataattctataaatatgtcttcataatgttttaggtcaaaatctaaattatcaaacatttactctttaatttctctctaaaaaaatatggctggtgtatcggagctacaatcacgttctcgTTATGCACAGCTTTTTACTTGCATTCTCTATAATCTCCCAGTTCGTTAtgatgtgaatggaaagggtttaaaccctaattttgggtggttgatgcaaatgcttcatgactccggtttcaatGCGGTTAAAAAAGCGTACTCtatgtctacaaacaagcaaggttttataggctttgcttttatcgagtttgacgaagccaactgccatgataatTTTCGTTAGgtaagaaaattaggggctagatttgcggggaaagatatagggaaagaggacttctattcggatgctagataaaagggcccttatctatgggttgtgaCCCATGTTGATCATCATCTACTGACACATTACAGGAGGCATCACATTCCTGCCACCCTGCCTATgccatgggagaaagaggccattccacctgtgctgcccgctgatgatgaagagtcgatctactacttgatctatgccgaaattgggcatgaagactatcataatacttcatcagattctaattaagtctttaattattatctgacattatgagttatattttgattatggtggttatttgaattaaagtttaattatttatgttatttgttacgtTTTAATTAAGTCCTTACACTCAGAGAgaatccaccaaataaaatattataatgactaactttctacttataataataaaaaagaatggaaatggcataataagataataagaattggaaccattataataataataagacaaaatgataacggttctttgttaagctgttatcatattacatatatcaacaacggttattttaaagccgttgtcatattacaccaattaacaacggtgcttcttaaaaccgttgtaaaaacagatccactgtgaaaactgaaaagtttgtgattttagtttaccaatgcatgccctattattattattagttgtttgaccattattcacctcatgcatgcatgcacaattacaacggttcttataagaaccgtcttCGATTATGCAAccctaaaaataaatgaaatttcaaaggtattaataatagaatgactgatggtgaacaagtcatctttGCTGTCGTCGCCGttattaatctttatagcttagaaaaaggtaatctcattttcatagctactggcttatatataggtcgtacttggatgattgatggtgaaattagtgatcccatttataatgatggaattggtgaattttacaatttcgttagtgaaaattttcatctccacacatcaatcccctgcccttgtaatagatgtggtaatattagggttttgcctatcccTGATGTCAAAATACCCTTTGAAAATaatagtttcagtagagattataggcgttggatttttcatggagaattagagaATGAGGATACGGAATAagatgtagaggtaaataatcatacacctgaagctgctggtttagatataggggatggggGATATGATGTCTGTGTAAACAATCGTTAACCTACACCTGAAGTTGctttaggtgagaagtttgctgaagatgatggattcgatgattttgaagctaccggtgatggggaaataaatggtgatgatttaattgagaagttgagtcaatattaaatgcctttatttactggttgtaataagtataccaaattgtccacggtggtaaagttatataacttgaaggggacaaatgggtggagtgataagagttttacggatcttctatctttgctatgtgacatgcttcctgatggtaatgttcttccgagtcggacatatgaggctaaaaaatgattagagaattgggcatggaatatTAGAAAATAAGtgcttgtcccaatgactgcatattgtaccctaaagattatgagaaattatcatattgtccgcACTGCTtgtatggcgttataagactaaAGAAGGGAtccagctaaggtgttgtggtattttccaataataccaagattcattaggatttatttgaatgaaaaagatgcaagaatgttgacttgtcataatagtggaaggattgaagatggaaagttaagacacccagtggatggtcaacagtggaaagagtttgatgctaaatatcctgacttcgccaaagaagcaaggaacttgcatctagcgctctccacagatggaatgaaccctcatggaaacatgagtacccaacacagtacttggccagttgtgttggccatctataatttgcccccatgggtttacatgaaaagaaagtatctaatgttgtctttgttgatatctggccctcgaccacctggaaatgacatagatgtgtatttggaaccacttcttgatgatctgaagattctgtgggaaagaggTATACCAGTGTTTGATGATTATAAGAAGAAAAGTTTCAATATGAGAGCTATGTTATTATGTACAATAACTGATTTTCCGGCGTACGACGATCTTTCTGGACATACTccacatgggaaagaggcttgcccattgtgtggggggatgttgaatcagaatatttgaagcaATCACGTAAGCATGTGTAAAGGGGAAATCTtcgatggttatgccctgatcatcattatcgtaagcttcacaaggagtttaatgggtgtcctgagcaacgtgggggtcctcagattttgaatggtcatgaaatgtatgagaaagtgaaagatattgagataacgtatgggaagaagggacctaagttgtctacCCATGGTTATAAAAAAACACCATATTTTTCACCAAACTTCCGTACTGgcgtgacctcccggttagacattgcctagattttatgcacattgaaaagaacgcttgtaataatataatcaatactctgctgaatgttccgggtaggacaaaagtgaacaaggcagctagggatgatatggttgagatgggtattaggcccgagctg from Silene latifolia isolate original U9 population chromosome 3, ASM4854445v1, whole genome shotgun sequence harbors:
- the LOC141649159 gene encoding uncharacterized protein LOC141649159, with amino-acid sequence MRIAFWNVRGFNCPIKYSEVKDFLWTNKIDLLAILETRVKSNRATKIIHKHFRDWVVICNYDKHDNCRIWVLLNPKTTAILHQKIEAQFIHLQLKHYESNFQFYLSMVYGSNNAQEREQLWSGLRAVSTSEPWLVLGDFNVVRVPDGKLSNNPPVLQEMLAFNSCMSTYHLDDLSCTG